A section of the Castanea sativa cultivar Marrone di Chiusa Pesio chromosome 12, ASM4071231v1 genome encodes:
- the LOC142619729 gene encoding phenylacetaldehyde synthase-like isoform X2: MDGDLKPMDAEQFREHAHKMVDFIADYYKTIENFPVLSQVQPGYLHNMLPDSAPNHPESLDDIFNDVQAKILPGVTHWQSPNYFAYYPSNSSIAGFLGEMLSAGLNIVGFSWITSPAATELEMIVLDWLAKLLKLPDEFLSAGQGGGVIQGTASEAVLVVVLAARDKVLRRLGKNALEKIVVYASDQTHSAVQKACQIAGIHPENCRLLKTESSTNYALSPDILCEAIAHDVAIGLVPFFLCATVGTTSSTAVDPLLALGKIAKSNGMWFHVDAAYAGSACICPEYRQYIDGVEEADSFNMNAHKWFLTNFDCSALWVKDRTALVQSLSTNPEFLKNKASQANMVVDYKDWQIPLGRRFRSLKLWMVLRLYGIENLQCYIRNHIKLAEHFEGLVAQDPRFEVVTPRIFALVCFRLLPPRNNEDNGNKLNNDLLEAINSTGKIFISHTVLSGKYILRFAVGAPLTEERHVTAAWKVLQDEASVLLARL; the protein is encoded by the exons AT GGATGGTGACTTGAAGCCAATGGATGCTGAGCAATTCAGAGAACATGCACATAAGATGGTGGATTTCATTGCTGATTACTACAAAACCATTGAGAATTTCCCTGTTCTCAGCCAAGTTCAG CCTGGCTATCTTCATAACATGTTACCAGATTCTGCACCTAATCATCCAGAATCATTGGATGATATATTTAATG ATGTTCAGGCAAAGATATTACCTGGAGTAACCCATTGGCAAAGCCCGAACTATTTTGCATATTATCCCTCAAATAGCAGCATCGCCGGATTCTTAGGAGAAATGCTCAGTGCTGGTCTTAACATTGTGGGTTTCAGTTGGATAACTTCTCCTGCAGCAACAGAGCTTGAAATGATTGTACTGGATTGGCTTGCTAAATTGCTTAAACTGCCTGATGAGTTCCTTTCAGCAG GACAAGGTGGTGGAGTGATACAGGGCACGGCAAGTGAAGCTGTTTTAGTTGTGGTATTGGCTGCTCGTGACAAGGTTTTAAGGAGGCTTGGCAAAAATGCCCTTGAAAAAATTGTGGTTTATGCATCTGATCAAACACATTCTGCAGTACAGAAAGCCTGCCAG ATAGCAGGAATCCATCCGGAGAATTGCAGGTTGCTAAAAACGGAATCTTCAACTAACTATGCCCTTTCGCCTGATATTCTTTGTGAAGCGATTGCACATGATGTTGCCATCGGTCTAGTCCCCTTTTTCTTATGTGCTACT GTTGGTACTACTTCATCAACAGCTGTTGATCCTTTGCTTGCTCTTGGAAAGATTGCTAAG AGCAATGGGATGTGGTTTCATGTAGACGCTGCATATGCTGGAAGTGCCTGTATATGTCCAGAGTACCGCCAATACATTGATGGTGTTGAAGAAGCTGACTCATTTAACATGAATGCACATAAAtggtttctaacaaattttGATTGTTCAGCACTTTGGGTTAAG GATAGAACTGCCTTGGTTCAGTCCCTATCGACAAATCCAGAGTTTTTGAAgaataaa GCATCTCAAGCAAATATGGTTGTGGATTACAAGGATTGGCAAATTCCTCTTGGACGTCGCTTTAG ATCATTGAAACTTTGGATGGTTCTACGACTATATGGTATAGAAAACCTACAGTGCTACATAAGAAACCACATCAAGTTGGCTGAACATTTTGAAGGCCTCGTTGCTCAAGATCCAAGATTTGAG GTTGTTACCCCTCGGATATTTGCATTAGTTTGTTTCCGCCTTCTGCCTCCTCGAAACAATGAAGATAATGGCAATAAATTGAACAATGACCTATTAGAAGCAATAAACTCAACtgggaaaattttcatttctcatacA GTCCTTTCAGGTAAATACATACTACGTTTTGCCGTAGGAGCTCCATTGACAGAAGAGAGGCATGTCACTGCAGCTTGGAAGGTTCTGCAAGATGAGGCATCTGTCCTGCTTGCAAGATTGTAG
- the LOC142619729 gene encoding phenylacetaldehyde synthase-like isoform X1, whose protein sequence is MDGYNRDGDLKPMDAEQFREHAHKMVDFIADYYKTIENFPVLSQVQPGYLHNMLPDSAPNHPESLDDIFNDVQAKILPGVTHWQSPNYFAYYPSNSSIAGFLGEMLSAGLNIVGFSWITSPAATELEMIVLDWLAKLLKLPDEFLSAGQGGGVIQGTASEAVLVVVLAARDKVLRRLGKNALEKIVVYASDQTHSAVQKACQIAGIHPENCRLLKTESSTNYALSPDILCEAIAHDVAIGLVPFFLCATVGTTSSTAVDPLLALGKIAKSNGMWFHVDAAYAGSACICPEYRQYIDGVEEADSFNMNAHKWFLTNFDCSALWVKDRTALVQSLSTNPEFLKNKASQANMVVDYKDWQIPLGRRFRSLKLWMVLRLYGIENLQCYIRNHIKLAEHFEGLVAQDPRFEVVTPRIFALVCFRLLPPRNNEDNGNKLNNDLLEAINSTGKIFISHTVLSGKYILRFAVGAPLTEERHVTAAWKVLQDEASVLLARL, encoded by the exons AT GGATGGATATAATAGGGATGGTGACTTGAAGCCAATGGATGCTGAGCAATTCAGAGAACATGCACATAAGATGGTGGATTTCATTGCTGATTACTACAAAACCATTGAGAATTTCCCTGTTCTCAGCCAAGTTCAG CCTGGCTATCTTCATAACATGTTACCAGATTCTGCACCTAATCATCCAGAATCATTGGATGATATATTTAATG ATGTTCAGGCAAAGATATTACCTGGAGTAACCCATTGGCAAAGCCCGAACTATTTTGCATATTATCCCTCAAATAGCAGCATCGCCGGATTCTTAGGAGAAATGCTCAGTGCTGGTCTTAACATTGTGGGTTTCAGTTGGATAACTTCTCCTGCAGCAACAGAGCTTGAAATGATTGTACTGGATTGGCTTGCTAAATTGCTTAAACTGCCTGATGAGTTCCTTTCAGCAG GACAAGGTGGTGGAGTGATACAGGGCACGGCAAGTGAAGCTGTTTTAGTTGTGGTATTGGCTGCTCGTGACAAGGTTTTAAGGAGGCTTGGCAAAAATGCCCTTGAAAAAATTGTGGTTTATGCATCTGATCAAACACATTCTGCAGTACAGAAAGCCTGCCAG ATAGCAGGAATCCATCCGGAGAATTGCAGGTTGCTAAAAACGGAATCTTCAACTAACTATGCCCTTTCGCCTGATATTCTTTGTGAAGCGATTGCACATGATGTTGCCATCGGTCTAGTCCCCTTTTTCTTATGTGCTACT GTTGGTACTACTTCATCAACAGCTGTTGATCCTTTGCTTGCTCTTGGAAAGATTGCTAAG AGCAATGGGATGTGGTTTCATGTAGACGCTGCATATGCTGGAAGTGCCTGTATATGTCCAGAGTACCGCCAATACATTGATGGTGTTGAAGAAGCTGACTCATTTAACATGAATGCACATAAAtggtttctaacaaattttGATTGTTCAGCACTTTGGGTTAAG GATAGAACTGCCTTGGTTCAGTCCCTATCGACAAATCCAGAGTTTTTGAAgaataaa GCATCTCAAGCAAATATGGTTGTGGATTACAAGGATTGGCAAATTCCTCTTGGACGTCGCTTTAG ATCATTGAAACTTTGGATGGTTCTACGACTATATGGTATAGAAAACCTACAGTGCTACATAAGAAACCACATCAAGTTGGCTGAACATTTTGAAGGCCTCGTTGCTCAAGATCCAAGATTTGAG GTTGTTACCCCTCGGATATTTGCATTAGTTTGTTTCCGCCTTCTGCCTCCTCGAAACAATGAAGATAATGGCAATAAATTGAACAATGACCTATTAGAAGCAATAAACTCAACtgggaaaattttcatttctcatacA GTCCTTTCAGGTAAATACATACTACGTTTTGCCGTAGGAGCTCCATTGACAGAAGAGAGGCATGTCACTGCAGCTTGGAAGGTTCTGCAAGATGAGGCATCTGTCCTGCTTGCAAGATTGTAG